A DNA window from Citrobacter tructae contains the following coding sequences:
- a CDS encoding DUF2065 domain-containing protein, translating into MNSTILLALALVLVLEGLGPMLYPSAWKKMIAAMAQLPENILRRFGGGLVVAGVVVYYMLKKTIG; encoded by the coding sequence ATGAATTCGACAATTTTGCTGGCACTTGCGCTGGTTTTGGTGCTGGAAGGTCTGGGTCCGATGCTTTATCCCAGTGCCTGGAAGAAAATGATCGCGGCGATGGCGCAACTTCCTGAAAATATTTTACGTCGTTTTGGTGGAGGTCTTGTGGTTGCGGGCGTTGTGGTCTACTACATGTTGAAGAAAACGATTGGCTGA